A portion of the Streptomyces coeruleoprunus genome contains these proteins:
- a CDS encoding TetR/AcrR family transcriptional regulator: MSPKQQRGEATADRLLDAALSVYATSGEQGLTVSAVTSASGVSLGSLYHHFGSMDGLATALFTRWNGRLLDELVTALTQSRTARTGIRALVHAYLRFIQEHRAASFFLHSSDPARHMMHAGQQVRDLQNARLVEIAAWLEPRIRSGEIAPLPGPLIEALVMGPVVATARRWLSGIDDQDLDEAARILPERIWRSLEP; the protein is encoded by the coding sequence ATGAGTCCCAAGCAGCAACGTGGCGAAGCGACCGCCGACCGGCTCCTGGACGCCGCCCTGAGCGTGTACGCGACGTCGGGCGAGCAGGGCCTGACCGTCAGCGCCGTGACCTCGGCCAGCGGGGTCAGCCTCGGCAGCCTCTACCACCACTTCGGCAGCATGGACGGCCTCGCCACCGCCCTGTTCACCCGCTGGAACGGACGGCTTCTGGACGAGCTGGTCACGGCGCTGACGCAGTCCCGGACCGCCCGTACGGGCATCCGTGCCCTGGTGCACGCGTATCTGCGCTTCATCCAGGAGCACCGGGCCGCCTCCTTCTTCCTGCACTCCTCCGACCCGGCGCGTCACATGATGCACGCGGGCCAGCAGGTGCGTGACCTCCAGAACGCGCGGCTCGTCGAGATCGCCGCCTGGCTGGAACCGCGTATCCGCTCCGGCGAGATCGCGCCGCTCCCGGGCCCGCTGATCGAGGCGCTGGTCATGGGGCCCGTCGTCGCGACCGCACGCCGCTGGCTGTCGGGCATCGACGACCAGGACCTCGACGAGGCCGCCCGTATCCTGCCCGAGCGGATCTGGCGCTCGCTGGAGCCCTGA